From Mycobacteriales bacterium:
GGTCTACGCGCAGCGTCCAGCTGTGCCGGAAGTAGCCGAACGTGTAGGTCATGTTCGGCAGGCCGCTGATCATGATGCCGCGCCAGGTGACATGGTCGGTGAAGTCGACCGGCTCGCCGTCGACGGCGAATGCGACGTCGCCGAGGACCGACAGGTTGAAGCCGGTGGCGCTGACCACGATGTCGGCCGGGATCTCCGCCCCGGAGCTGACCTTAATCCCGTGCTCGGTGAAAGCCTCGATCGTGTCGGTGACGATCGAGGCTTTTCCCTCGCGCAGCGCCTCGAACAGGTCACCGTCCTTGACGACGGCGATGCGCTGCTGCCACGGTCGGTAGCGGGGGGTGAGGTGCTTGTCGACGTCAAAGCCCTCGGGCAGCAGCGGGCGGATGGACTCCATGAGGAACGTGTGCAGCTCGCGAGG
This genomic window contains:
- a CDS encoding NAD(P)/FAD-dependent oxidoreductase is translated as PRELHTFLMESIRPLLPEGFDVDKHLTPRYRPWQQRIAVVKDGDLFEALREGKASIVTDTIEAFTEHGIKVSSGAEIPADIVVSATGFNLSVLGDVAFAVDGEPVDFTDHVTWRGIMISGLPNMTYTFGYFRHSWTLRVDLVGDLVGRLLATMRDKGATMVVPALRSQETDMPLLPWCDPENFNPGYVMRSQHVLYKQGDHEPWTHMLEHDQEREILPAVDLDDGTLVYS